One Thermoanaerobaculum aquaticum genomic region harbors:
- a CDS encoding NADH-quinone oxidoreductase subunit N, protein MNAQLSVLLPELLLAGMGMLILLVGVVGRPSERVAFFLTNLGLLSAMGGVVVVGERGSETFFAGMLQLDRFALFFRLLFLLSALLVVWLSRPFLLRAQQAPWEYYALILFATLGMSFLASGVHLAGLYVSLELMALSSYILAGYFRGEVKSHEAATKYFVLGALSSGILIYGLSLIYGVTGSLSLAEVSGKLAAGPRSVVATAGVFLLLSGLLFKVAAVPFHVWTPDVYEGAPTPMTAFFSVGPKAAAFAMLVRVLWVGLAPAAPDWRLLLSWVAAATMVWGNVAALTQENVKRMLAYSSIAHAGYALLGVVSGGALGTQAVLFYMLVYAVTNLGAFGLVVLLASKEYAGEKVNDFRGLARRQPLAAAAMLLFLLSLGGIPPTAGFMGKLYLFAAAVHAGYAWLAVVGVIMSAVSLYYYFRIVKEMYLASAEEGEAVAVLSEAWGVRALAVCALATLLFGVYPTSALAFLAPAAMIVPW, encoded by the coding sequence ATGAACGCGCAACTTTCCGTGCTGCTCCCCGAGCTGCTCCTGGCCGGCATGGGCATGCTCATCCTGCTGGTGGGGGTGGTGGGGCGACCCTCCGAGCGGGTGGCGTTTTTCCTCACCAACCTGGGGCTCCTTTCGGCCATGGGGGGGGTTGTGGTGGTGGGGGAGCGGGGGAGCGAGACGTTTTTTGCCGGGATGTTGCAGCTGGATCGCTTTGCCCTCTTCTTCCGCTTGCTGTTTCTGCTTTCGGCGTTGCTGGTGGTTTGGCTGTCGAGACCTTTCCTCTTGCGTGCCCAGCAAGCCCCCTGGGAGTACTACGCGCTGATCCTTTTTGCCACCCTGGGCATGAGCTTTTTGGCCTCCGGAGTGCACCTGGCCGGTCTTTACGTTTCTTTAGAGCTGATGGCGCTTTCCTCCTACATTTTGGCCGGCTATTTCCGCGGCGAGGTGAAGTCCCACGAGGCGGCTACCAAGTACTTCGTGCTGGGGGCCCTCTCCTCGGGTATCCTGATTTACGGCCTTTCTCTGATTTACGGGGTCACGGGCAGCTTGAGCCTTGCGGAGGTGAGCGGGAAGCTGGCAGCGGGTCCGCGTTCGGTGGTGGCCACGGCGGGGGTTTTCCTGCTGCTTTCGGGGCTGCTTTTCAAGGTGGCGGCGGTGCCGTTCCACGTGTGGACCCCTGACGTGTACGAGGGTGCCCCCACGCCCATGACCGCGTTTTTCTCGGTGGGACCCAAGGCCGCCGCTTTTGCCATGCTGGTGCGGGTACTGTGGGTGGGTTTGGCGCCGGCGGCTCCGGACTGGCGTTTGCTTTTGAGCTGGGTGGCCGCAGCCACCATGGTGTGGGGGAACGTGGCGGCGCTCACCCAGGAAAACGTCAAGCGCATGCTGGCGTACTCCTCCATTGCTCACGCCGGCTACGCACTGCTGGGCGTGGTTTCCGGTGGGGCGCTGGGGACTCAAGCGGTGCTCTTTTACATGCTCGTTTATGCCGTCACCAACCTGGGCGCCTTTGGCCTGGTGGTGCTTTTGGCCTCGAAGGAGTACGCCGGTGAAAAGGTCAACGACTTTCGCGGGCTGGCCCGCCGGCAACCTTTGGCGGCTGCCGCCATGCTGCTTTTCCTGCTTTCTCTGGGCGGCATTCCCCCCACCGCTGGATTTATGGGCAAGCTTTACCTCTTTGCCGCGGCGGTGCATGCCGGATACGCCTGGCTGGCGGTGGTGGGCGTGATCATGTCGGCGGTTTCGCTTTACTACTACTTCCGCATCGTGAAGGAGATGTACCTGGCAAGCGCCGAGGAAGGTGAGGCTGTGGCCGTCTTAAGCGAGGCCTGGGGCGTGCGGGCTTTGGCCGTTTGTGCCTTGGCCACGTTGCTCTTCGGGGTTTACCCCACCTCGGCGCTGGCGTTTCTGGCGCCGGCGGCTATGA
- a CDS encoding NADH-quinone oxidoreductase subunit M, whose translation MEFFSNLLNIICYLPLVGALFIIFFIKKENTKAIKLWATLFAGADFLISLALWFRYDPNGEPFQLVYKKPWIPAIGAQYFFGVDGISVLLILLTTLLGFIAVYSSFTAITHREKEYYVWLLVLQTGMLGVFMALDFVLFYVFWEVMLVPMYFLIGIWGGPRKLYAAIKFFLYTLVGSVLMLIGILALYFYNSSGFALVGLPGLGNAPTFDVTELMKVAPSMPLSLQKWIFLAFFVGFAIKVPMFPFHTWLPDAHVEAPTAGSVILAGVLLKMGTYGFLRFSLPLLPEASRWAVPWMVALAIIGIIYGALVAMAQQDMKKLVAYSSVSHLGFVMLGMFALNPQGLSGSLLQMINHGLSTGGLFLLVGIIYERRHTRGLSEFGGLAKVMPVYATLFMIITMASIGLPTLNGFVGELTILLGAFNRNTWWAVAAATGIVLGAAYMLWMYQRVFFGEVVHEENKNLPDANLREQWTLIPLVVLCFWIGLYPKPFFKIMEPSIRRVVQVVDPQYLQAPAASLPAPPAEKPGHGVAE comes from the coding sequence ATGGAGTTTTTCTCCAACCTGTTGAACATCATTTGTTACTTGCCGCTCGTGGGCGCGCTTTTCATCATCTTTTTCATCAAGAAGGAAAACACCAAGGCCATTAAGCTGTGGGCCACGCTTTTCGCCGGTGCGGATTTTCTGATTTCCCTGGCCCTGTGGTTCCGCTACGATCCCAACGGCGAACCTTTTCAGCTCGTTTACAAAAAGCCGTGGATCCCGGCCATTGGTGCCCAGTACTTCTTTGGTGTTGACGGCATTTCCGTGCTTTTAATCCTTCTCACCACGCTTTTGGGCTTCATTGCCGTGTACTCCTCCTTTACCGCCATCACCCACCGGGAAAAGGAGTACTACGTTTGGCTTTTGGTGCTGCAAACCGGCATGCTGGGCGTGTTCATGGCGCTGGACTTCGTGCTCTTTTACGTGTTCTGGGAAGTAATGCTGGTCCCAATGTACTTTTTGATTGGGATTTGGGGCGGACCGCGCAAGCTCTATGCGGCCATCAAGTTTTTCCTTTACACCCTGGTGGGCTCGGTGCTCATGCTCATCGGTATTTTGGCCCTTTACTTCTATAACTCGTCAGGCTTTGCTTTGGTGGGCCTTCCTGGCCTGGGCAACGCCCCCACCTTCGATGTCACCGAGCTCATGAAGGTGGCACCTTCCATGCCCCTGTCCCTGCAGAAGTGGATTTTCCTGGCGTTTTTCGTGGGGTTTGCCATCAAGGTGCCGATGTTCCCGTTCCACACCTGGTTGCCGGACGCCCACGTGGAGGCACCCACTGCCGGTTCGGTGATCCTGGCCGGGGTTTTGCTGAAGATGGGGACCTACGGGTTTTTGCGGTTTTCCCTGCCGCTTTTGCCGGAGGCCAGCCGCTGGGCGGTGCCGTGGATGGTGGCTTTGGCCATCATCGGCATCATTTACGGCGCCCTGGTGGCCATGGCCCAGCAGGATATGAAGAAGCTGGTGGCCTACTCTTCGGTTTCCCACTTGGGCTTTGTGATGCTGGGGATGTTCGCCTTAAACCCCCAGGGGCTTTCCGGCTCGCTTTTGCAAATGATCAACCACGGGCTTTCCACCGGCGGCTTGTTCTTGCTGGTGGGGATTATCTACGAGCGCCGGCACACCCGGGGGCTTTCGGAGTTTGGCGGCTTGGCGAAGGTCATGCCGGTGTACGCCACGCTGTTCATGATCATCACCATGGCTTCCATTGGTCTTCCCACGCTGAACGGGTTCGTGGGGGAACTCACGATCCTTTTGGGGGCCTTTAACCGCAACACCTGGTGGGCGGTGGCCGCTGCCACCGGCATCGTTTTGGGGGCGGCGTACATGCTGTGGATGTACCAGCGGGTGTTCTTCGGGGAGGTGGTGCACGAGGAAAACAAGAACCTCCCTGATGCCAACCTCCGCGAGCAGTGGACCCTCATCCCGTTGGTGGTGCTCTGTTTCTGGATTGGCCTTTACCCCAAGCCGTTCTTCAAGATCATGGAGCCTTCCATCCGCCGGGTGGTGCAGGTGGTGGACCCCCAGTACCTGCAAGCGCCCGCGGCCAGTCTGCCGGCGCCCCCGGCGGAAAAACCCGGCCACGGGGTTGCGGAGTAG